One part of the Sorangiineae bacterium MSr11954 genome encodes these proteins:
- a CDS encoding response regulator transcription factor yields the protein MEGRILLVEDDRLLGAQVVEHLREAGFETLWWTEGKSLTPPIASGIRLLILDLMLPGEYGMDILKGLRAFSEVPVLVLSARNDSFDKVRALKLGADDYLTKPFWPEELVERVRARLRRPTMQREGALEAGPVRVDPEHRTAKAGGKSVELTRVEFDILAALVRRANAVVTRRWLVENVLDPDRDGTERTLDVHVSRIRKKLGQENLIETVWGLGYRLRVPRAEP from the coding sequence ATGGAAGGTCGCATCTTGCTCGTGGAGGACGACCGTCTCCTCGGCGCCCAAGTGGTCGAGCACCTTCGCGAGGCGGGGTTCGAGACCCTCTGGTGGACGGAGGGCAAATCGCTCACGCCGCCCATCGCCTCCGGCATTCGTCTCCTGATCCTCGATTTGATGCTCCCGGGTGAATACGGGATGGACATCCTCAAAGGGCTGCGCGCCTTCTCGGAGGTCCCCGTGTTGGTCCTCAGCGCGCGCAACGACTCCTTCGACAAAGTGCGCGCGCTGAAGCTCGGCGCCGACGATTACCTGACCAAGCCCTTTTGGCCCGAGGAGCTGGTGGAGCGGGTGCGCGCACGGCTTCGCCGCCCGACGATGCAGCGCGAGGGCGCGCTCGAAGCCGGCCCGGTCCGCGTCGACCCCGAGCATCGCACGGCGAAGGCCGGCGGAAAATCCGTGGAGCTCACCCGGGTCGAGTTCGACATTTTGGCCGCGTTGGTCCGCCGCGCCAACGCGGTCGTCACGCGCCGGTGGCTGGTGGAGAACGTGCTCGATCCCGACCGCGACGGGACGGAGCGCACATTGGACGTGCACGTCTCGCGCATCCGGAAGAAGCTCGGCCAGGAGAACCTCATCGAGACGGTGTGGGGCCTCGGCTACCGCCTTCGCGTACCGCGGGCCGAGCCATGA
- a CDS encoding ATP-binding cassette domain-containing protein: MTNETPPLIDIHDAEVYRGDTRVFEHLSLRIEQGSHTAILGPNGAGKSTLLRLLSREIYPVARAGSWVRILGEERWNVFDLRKQLGLVSHELQMQYERSVRGLDVVLSGFFASVGVGYFSHLQPTADQRAHAQEVLTELGAAELSQKPIGAMSSGEQRRCLLGRALVHNPRILVLDEPTASLDMKAKFEFIALIRKLVHEQRTLVLVTHHVDEIPPEITRVVLLRKGHVVADGPKSEVVTSARLSDLFDTPLHLLEHQGFFQAVPDGARANV, translated from the coding sequence ATGACGAACGAGACACCCCCGCTCATCGACATCCACGACGCGGAAGTGTATCGAGGCGACACGCGCGTCTTCGAGCACCTGTCGCTGCGCATCGAGCAAGGGAGCCACACGGCCATCCTCGGCCCCAACGGCGCCGGCAAATCGACGTTGCTGCGGCTCCTCTCGCGCGAGATTTACCCGGTGGCGCGCGCGGGCTCCTGGGTCCGCATCCTGGGCGAGGAGCGCTGGAACGTCTTCGACCTGCGCAAGCAGCTGGGGCTCGTTTCACACGAATTGCAAATGCAATACGAGCGCAGCGTCCGCGGCCTCGACGTGGTGCTCTCCGGGTTCTTCGCCAGCGTGGGCGTGGGCTACTTTTCGCACTTGCAGCCGACGGCCGATCAGCGCGCGCACGCCCAGGAGGTGCTGACCGAATTGGGCGCGGCGGAGCTTTCGCAAAAGCCCATTGGCGCCATGTCGTCCGGGGAGCAGCGCCGCTGCCTCCTGGGGCGCGCCTTGGTGCACAATCCACGCATCTTGGTGCTGGACGAGCCCACCGCGAGCCTCGATATGAAGGCCAAGTTCGAGTTCATCGCGCTCATTCGCAAGCTCGTGCACGAGCAGCGCACATTGGTCTTGGTGACCCACCACGTCGACGAGATCCCGCCCGAGATCACCCGCGTGGTGCTCCTGCGCAAAGGTCACGTCGTCGCCGATGGGCCGAAGTCGGAGGTGGTGACGAGCGCGCGCCTGTCGGATCTCTTCGATACGCCGCTGCATTTGCTCGAGCACCAGGGCTTCTTCCAAGCCGTACCCGACGGCGCCCGCGCCAACGTGTAA
- a CDS encoding FAD-binding oxidoreductase yields the protein MSELPSKAAAVIIGGGVMGTSIAFHLAEAGAEGIVLLEQNELGSGSTCKAAGGVRAQFSDPVNIQLAQRSLEAFARFPERPGQEIDFRRAGYLFLLSRDEDVRAFEQSIALQREYGVPSRLIEPKEAKRLSPLIETDGLLAAAFSPDDGLATPEAVVYGYARGARQRGVHIATQCRVTNIETRGGSIRHVDTSLGSIETGTVICTAGAWSREVGDMVGVDLPVTPYRRQVLFTEPMASLPPMPMTIDFATSFYFHAEGRGLLVGMSYQEEPPGFHLDRNDAWVPSLLAAAERRAPAVGSAGIASGWAGLYEITPDHNAIVGEAPSLSRFLYATGFSGHGFLQGPAIGETIRDLYLGREPAVDVSGLSAARFTAGATRPERNIV from the coding sequence ATGAGCGAACTGCCTTCGAAGGCCGCGGCCGTCATCATCGGCGGTGGCGTGATGGGAACGAGCATCGCGTTTCACCTGGCCGAGGCTGGGGCCGAGGGCATCGTGCTCCTCGAGCAGAACGAGCTCGGCTCCGGCTCCACGTGCAAGGCCGCCGGCGGCGTGCGCGCGCAGTTCTCCGATCCGGTCAACATCCAGCTCGCCCAGCGCAGCTTGGAGGCCTTCGCGCGCTTCCCCGAGCGCCCCGGCCAGGAGATCGACTTTCGCCGCGCGGGCTATCTCTTTCTCCTCTCGCGCGACGAAGACGTTCGCGCCTTCGAGCAGAGCATCGCGCTGCAACGCGAATACGGTGTGCCCAGCCGGCTCATCGAGCCCAAAGAAGCCAAACGACTCAGCCCGCTCATCGAGACGGACGGTCTCCTCGCGGCGGCCTTCAGCCCCGACGACGGCCTCGCCACGCCGGAGGCCGTCGTCTACGGGTACGCGCGGGGCGCACGCCAGCGCGGGGTTCATATCGCCACGCAGTGTCGGGTGACGAACATCGAGACCCGCGGAGGGAGCATCCGGCACGTGGACACATCGCTGGGATCCATCGAGACGGGCACGGTGATTTGCACGGCCGGCGCGTGGTCGCGCGAGGTCGGCGACATGGTGGGCGTCGATCTTCCGGTCACGCCCTACCGCCGTCAGGTGCTCTTTACGGAGCCCATGGCGAGCTTGCCGCCGATGCCCATGACCATCGATTTCGCCACCTCGTTTTACTTCCACGCCGAAGGGCGCGGGCTGCTCGTGGGCATGTCGTACCAAGAGGAGCCCCCCGGCTTTCACCTCGATCGCAACGACGCGTGGGTTCCATCCTTGCTGGCGGCCGCGGAGAGACGCGCGCCCGCGGTGGGGAGCGCCGGCATCGCCAGCGGCTGGGCGGGCTTGTACGAGATCACCCCCGATCACAACGCCATCGTGGGCGAGGCGCCGTCGCTGTCGCGCTTCCTTTACGCGACGGGGTTTTCGGGCCATGGTTTTTTGCAAGGCCCGGCCATTGGGGAGACGATTCGCGATCTCTACTTGGGCCGTGAGCCCGCGGTCGACGTCTCCGGCCTCTCCGCCGCCCGCTTTACCGCCGGCGCCACGCGCCCCGAACGAAATATCGTATGA
- a CDS encoding ornithine cyclodeaminase family protein, whose product MLSASDVRELYDWDLAIESQRQAFAQLGLGAACLPEKLVLPAGENMALCYAARMSDDTGAVSKFISVHPHNGAKGLPSVQSVVTALDPVDGRPIAIIDGNEVTTRRTAAASALAISLLKSVPAHVLTVLGSGVQGMAHIRAIRRVHRFDQVRIWSPTRANRERAAETLLAELGIDVVAYADAQSAVEGASVIVTCTSSEEPVLRGDWLSPGATVLSVGSFTETRSEIDTVATGRASVLVVDHVPTEVAHGGLIVSALRRGERNVEDLVPLSDVVLGRHPGRRHRDEIIVYNSVGVGVQDAAAAWALIDRARQAGRGTRIAL is encoded by the coding sequence GTGCTGAGCGCGTCGGACGTTCGAGAGCTGTACGACTGGGACCTCGCCATCGAGTCGCAGCGGCAGGCGTTCGCGCAGCTCGGGCTCGGCGCGGCCTGTTTGCCGGAGAAGCTCGTGCTCCCGGCCGGCGAGAATATGGCGCTCTGCTACGCCGCGCGCATGTCGGATGACACCGGCGCGGTGAGCAAGTTCATCAGCGTTCACCCGCACAACGGCGCGAAGGGTCTGCCGAGCGTGCAGTCGGTGGTGACCGCGCTCGATCCCGTCGACGGCCGGCCGATCGCGATCATCGACGGCAACGAAGTGACCACGCGCCGCACTGCAGCAGCGAGCGCCCTCGCGATCTCCCTCCTCAAGAGCGTCCCGGCGCACGTGCTCACCGTGCTCGGAAGCGGTGTTCAAGGCATGGCGCACATCCGCGCGATCCGCCGGGTTCATCGCTTCGATCAAGTGCGCATCTGGAGCCCCACGCGGGCCAACCGCGAGCGCGCCGCCGAGACCTTGCTCGCCGAGCTCGGCATCGACGTGGTCGCCTACGCCGATGCGCAGTCGGCGGTGGAGGGCGCTTCGGTCATCGTCACGTGCACCTCGAGCGAGGAGCCGGTGCTGCGCGGCGATTGGCTGTCACCCGGGGCCACCGTGCTCTCCGTGGGATCGTTCACGGAGACGCGCTCCGAGATCGACACCGTGGCCACCGGGCGCGCGAGCGTGCTGGTGGTCGATCACGTGCCGACCGAGGTCGCGCACGGAGGTCTCATCGTCTCGGCGCTCCGCCGCGGCGAGCGCAACGTCGAGGATCTCGTTCCGCTCTCCGACGTGGTGCTGGGCCGCCATCCGGGGCGCCGCCACCGCGACGAGATCATCGTGTACAACAGCGTGGGCGTCGGCGTGCAGGACGCCGCCGCCGCTTGGGCACTCATCGACCGCGCCCGGCAGGCGGGCCGCGGAACCAGGATCGCACTATGA
- a CDS encoding MarR family transcriptional regulator, giving the protein MPKAVTLAEYRALAEIRYRIRRFINFSEASARAVGLEPQQHQLLLAIHGLPPEEFPTIGRIAERLQIQHHSAVELVNRSAENGLVKKRPSERDRREVLLEVTPRGRRLLEKLAVAHRTELRSVAPTLLETLAALVTGEGPALEDDDPELERDDDPENDASDEQAKPAKPDKPDKEFER; this is encoded by the coding sequence GTGCCGAAAGCCGTCACCCTGGCCGAGTACCGAGCGCTGGCGGAGATCCGTTATCGGATCCGTCGATTCATCAATTTCAGCGAGGCCAGCGCACGCGCCGTGGGGCTCGAGCCTCAGCAGCATCAGCTTCTGCTCGCGATCCACGGGCTGCCGCCCGAAGAGTTTCCCACCATCGGCCGCATCGCCGAGCGCCTTCAAATCCAGCACCACAGCGCCGTCGAGCTGGTGAACCGCTCGGCCGAAAACGGCTTGGTGAAGAAGCGACCGAGCGAGCGCGATCGGCGCGAGGTGCTCCTCGAGGTCACCCCGCGCGGCCGGCGCCTCCTCGAGAAGCTGGCGGTCGCACATCGCACCGAGCTTCGTTCGGTCGCGCCCACCTTGCTCGAGACGCTCGCCGCCCTGGTGACGGGCGAGGGGCCGGCGCTCGAGGACGACGATCCCGAGCTCGAAAGAGACGACGACCCCGAGAACGACGCGAGCGACGAGCAAGCCAAGCCAGCCAAGCCAGACAAGCCAGACAAGGAATTCGAGCGATGA
- a CDS encoding chloride channel protein — protein MTAEPRNATPISEELGDFTTTKRVVPLTLLAAVIGVLSAYLALGLLKAISLFTNLFFFQRVSLENASPAQHHLGYAVVLVPVVGALLIGLLARYGSEKIRGHGIPEAIEAILVRGSRVEPRVALLKPLSSAISIGSGGPFGAEGPIIMTGGAFGSLIAQCFELTSAERKTLLVAGAAAGMSATFDAPLAAALLAVELLLFEWKPRSMIPVSVASVVAASVRPYLLGVGPIFPVPSLAAAEVHPTWSLVLGSVACGLAAGAMSGLLTRGVYFFEDAFLKLPIHWMWWPAIGGLTIGIGGLIEPRAMGVGYDTIEALLHGELLGKALLVLMVVKATIWVVSLGSGTSGGVLAPLLIMGASLGGLEAHVLPDMGRGFWPLVSMAAILGGTMRSPFTGIVFALELTHAWSMVIPLLLAVPMAHAFTVLVLKRSILTEKVSRRGFHLSREYATDPLEILFVREVMRTDSDALARSVAAFGEGAGAAAGKMPVAHPGEPLRTAVYRMAQTARTRLPVVAGREPTGVVGEITLEDMLAARVRHLEEEQRRERVLLRKVPFPRSFARRAR, from the coding sequence ATGACTGCCGAGCCAAGAAACGCGACCCCGATCTCCGAGGAGCTCGGAGATTTCACCACCACGAAGCGGGTCGTTCCGCTCACGCTCCTCGCCGCGGTCATCGGAGTGCTCAGCGCGTACCTCGCGCTCGGCCTGCTCAAAGCCATTTCCCTCTTCACGAACCTCTTCTTCTTTCAGCGCGTGAGCCTGGAGAACGCATCGCCGGCGCAGCATCACCTCGGCTACGCGGTGGTGCTGGTGCCGGTGGTCGGCGCGCTGCTCATCGGGCTCTTGGCGCGCTACGGCTCGGAGAAGATCCGCGGGCACGGCATCCCGGAGGCCATCGAAGCGATCCTCGTTCGCGGCAGCCGGGTCGAGCCGCGGGTGGCGCTCCTCAAGCCGCTCTCGTCGGCGATTTCGATCGGGTCCGGCGGTCCGTTCGGCGCGGAGGGGCCGATCATCATGACCGGCGGCGCCTTTGGCTCGCTCATCGCGCAGTGCTTCGAGCTCACCAGCGCCGAGCGCAAGACGCTCTTGGTCGCAGGCGCGGCCGCGGGCATGAGCGCCACCTTCGACGCCCCGCTGGCCGCGGCGCTCTTGGCCGTGGAGCTCCTCCTCTTCGAGTGGAAGCCGCGCAGCATGATCCCGGTGAGCGTCGCGAGCGTGGTGGCGGCCAGCGTGCGCCCGTATCTTCTGGGGGTCGGGCCCATCTTTCCGGTCCCGTCCTTGGCGGCCGCCGAGGTGCACCCCACGTGGTCGCTCGTCCTCGGCAGCGTCGCGTGCGGGCTCGCGGCCGGCGCGATGTCCGGGCTGCTCACGCGCGGGGTCTACTTCTTCGAGGACGCCTTTTTGAAGCTCCCGATTCACTGGATGTGGTGGCCCGCCATCGGCGGCTTGACCATCGGCATCGGCGGCTTGATCGAGCCGCGCGCCATGGGCGTGGGGTACGACACCATCGAGGCGCTGCTCCATGGTGAGCTGCTCGGAAAGGCCCTCTTGGTGCTGATGGTTGTCAAGGCAACGATCTGGGTGGTGTCGCTCGGCTCGGGCACCTCGGGCGGTGTGCTGGCGCCGTTGCTCATCATGGGGGCGTCGCTCGGGGGGCTCGAGGCGCACGTATTGCCCGATATGGGCCGCGGTTTTTGGCCGCTGGTCAGCATGGCGGCCATCCTGGGCGGCACCATGCGCTCGCCGTTCACGGGGATCGTGTTTGCGCTGGAGCTCACGCACGCGTGGAGCATGGTGATCCCGCTGCTCCTGGCGGTGCCGATGGCCCACGCCTTTACGGTGCTGGTCTTGAAGCGCTCGATCCTGACCGAAAAAGTGAGCCGGCGCGGCTTCCATTTGAGCCGCGAGTACGCCACCGATCCGCTGGAGATCCTCTTCGTGCGCGAGGTGATGCGCACCGACTCCGATGCGCTGGCCCGCTCGGTGGCCGCCTTTGGTGAGGGCGCCGGGGCGGCGGCGGGGAAGATGCCGGTCGCGCACCCGGGCGAGCCGCTTCGAACGGCCGTTTACCGCATGGCGCAAACCGCTCGAACGCGGCTCCCGGTGGTGGCCGGCCGCGAACCCACCGGTGTGGTCGGCGAGATCACGCTGGAGGACATGCTCGCCGCGCGGGTGCGCCACCTCGAAGAGGAGCAGCGGCGCGAGCGCGTTCTCCTGCGAAAGGTGCCGTTCCCGCGCAGCTTCGCGCGCCGCGCACGCTGA
- a CDS encoding MmcQ/YjbR family DNA-binding protein, producing MPRRKNPTDAVVAELRAFGLAYPETHTKSPWPGHLDLAVKDKTFAFLSAEGEPLRISCKLPHSHEAALLFPFAKPTPYGLGRSGWVSAEFEEGETPPVDLLKSWIDESYRALAPKKLVASLPAVGGSAPVRKVPAAAAAKRKVPAAAAAAKRKAPAAAAAAKRKVPPAAAAAAKRKAPAAAAAKRKVPAAAAAASAAKTSTVKRSAVKRTR from the coding sequence ATGCCGCGTCGCAAAAACCCGACCGATGCCGTCGTCGCCGAGCTGCGCGCGTTCGGCTTGGCGTACCCCGAGACCCATACGAAGAGCCCCTGGCCGGGTCACCTCGATCTGGCGGTGAAGGACAAAACGTTCGCCTTCCTGAGCGCGGAGGGCGAGCCTCTTCGCATCTCGTGCAAGCTGCCGCACTCGCATGAGGCGGCCCTGCTATTTCCATTTGCGAAGCCGACGCCGTATGGTCTGGGAAGGAGCGGGTGGGTATCGGCGGAGTTCGAGGAGGGGGAAACGCCGCCCGTGGACTTGCTCAAGTCGTGGATTGACGAGAGCTACCGCGCCCTGGCGCCGAAAAAGTTGGTGGCGAGCCTTCCCGCGGTGGGCGGTTCGGCGCCTGTGCGAAAGGTGCCCGCGGCTGCCGCCGCAAAGCGGAAAGTGCCTGCTGCTGCTGCCGCCGCAAAACGGAAGGCGCCTGCCGCTGCTGCCGCCGCAAAACGGAAGGTGCCGCCTGCTGCTGCCGCCGCCGCAAAACGGAAGGCGCCTGCTGCTGCCGCCGCAAAACGGAAGGTGCCCGCGGCGGCTGCCGCCGCCTCTGCTGCGAAAACGAGCACGGTGAAACGAAGTGCCGTAAAACGTACACGTTAG
- a CDS encoding SGNH/GDSL hydrolase family protein, producing the protein MNDNVVAESGARLPLLSRLRWAALVASVFAASCTAPCANSEAGDEQGLRETSPALRTAHEARANEAAAVAIMPLGDSITHGAGSSTTSSYRAELWQRMVGLAGYPIDFVGSQRDGQLPDIDHEGHSGWRIDQIAAKIDGWLATSKPQIVLLHIGTNDMNQNYQVGTAPDRLNALIDQILAGAPGATVVVAQVVPALDGAINGRIATFNAAIPGIVQSKVAQGKRVRMVDMFHALSNADLADTLHPNDSGYAKMASLWYASLERILADGREWPHVVTGLEAGQTAPAWLDTVEASTNVGGYPCCGLTRMESSPRNELAHGGVSALMYSGSDKSASGPSYSYNRVFDVHIPISTDTVLSYWIYPQQANGTFVALDFAMTDGSNLRDSGVVDQFGARVHPQFQGEGKHLAVNQWNLVRANLGRLAGKTIDRIHLGYDQPANTGAYRGYVDDIRIVDTPAP; encoded by the coding sequence ATGAATGACAACGTTGTCGCCGAATCGGGTGCGCGGCTGCCCCTCCTATCGAGGTTGCGGTGGGCCGCGCTCGTCGCGTCCGTGTTCGCAGCCTCGTGCACGGCGCCGTGTGCGAACAGCGAAGCGGGTGACGAGCAGGGTTTGCGCGAGACGTCGCCCGCGTTGCGAACGGCGCACGAGGCGCGTGCGAACGAGGCGGCCGCCGTGGCCATCATGCCGCTGGGCGACTCCATCACCCATGGTGCGGGGAGCAGCACCACGTCCAGCTACCGCGCCGAGCTGTGGCAGCGCATGGTGGGCTTGGCGGGATATCCCATCGACTTCGTCGGCTCGCAGCGGGATGGGCAGCTGCCCGACATCGATCACGAGGGGCATTCCGGCTGGCGCATCGATCAAATTGCCGCCAAGATCGACGGCTGGCTCGCCACGTCCAAGCCGCAAATCGTTCTTTTGCATATCGGCACCAACGATATGAATCAGAACTACCAAGTGGGCACCGCCCCCGACCGACTCAACGCCCTCATCGACCAGATCCTGGCCGGCGCGCCCGGCGCGACCGTGGTGGTCGCGCAAGTGGTGCCCGCGCTCGATGGCGCCATCAACGGCCGGATCGCCACCTTCAACGCGGCCATCCCCGGCATCGTGCAGAGCAAGGTGGCGCAAGGCAAACGCGTGCGCATGGTCGACATGTTCCACGCGCTCTCGAACGCGGACCTCGCCGATACCTTGCACCCGAACGACTCGGGTTACGCCAAAATGGCGAGCCTCTGGTACGCGTCCCTGGAGCGCATCTTGGCCGACGGGCGCGAGTGGCCGCACGTCGTCACCGGCTTGGAGGCGGGGCAAACGGCGCCCGCGTGGCTGGACACCGTCGAGGCGAGCACGAACGTTGGCGGCTATCCCTGTTGCGGACTGACCCGCATGGAGTCCTCGCCGCGCAACGAGCTGGCGCACGGCGGTGTGAGCGCGCTGATGTACTCCGGCAGCGACAAGAGCGCCTCGGGGCCGTCGTATTCGTACAATCGTGTCTTCGACGTGCATATCCCCATCAGCACCGATACCGTGCTCTCGTATTGGATTTATCCGCAACAGGCGAACGGCACCTTCGTGGCCCTCGATTTTGCCATGACCGACGGCTCCAACCTGCGCGACTCCGGGGTGGTCGATCAATTCGGCGCCCGCGTTCACCCGCAATTTCAAGGGGAGGGGAAGCACCTCGCGGTGAACCAATGGAACCTCGTGCGCGCCAATCTGGGGCGGCTCGCGGGCAAGACGATCGATCGAATCCACCTCGGTTACGATCAACCCGCCAACACGGGCGCGTATCGCGGTTACGTGGACGACATTCGAATCGTCGATACCCCCGCACCGTGA
- a CDS encoding FG-GAP repeat protein — MALVLTAVAVGACGAGESSSDPEPGHRAANLLAAAAAPQAVLTASDAVENDWFGYQVAIDGDTAVVVGQSTVPGTAVVLYVFTRQGGTWTEQQRFVTGDPLEYGAIALQGDTLAVAAHQGVYVFMRSGGTWSLTQKIAPPASTQGSHTYFPSIAMDGDELVLGWPMDPAGGSNAGAAFVYTRAAATWSLAKKLVASDGAAEEAFGWAVGIEGDRIAVSAPGDDDRGQYSGSVYLYAHATQGWTQQQKLLPSATTSEGLFGYVLSLHGGTLAVGAPGDNTIAATAGAAYAFAESGAGWVEQAKLLPADGKPNLQFGGSIAASGATVVAGTLHAAKTWGEELGGAYVFGRAADGGWTQRHKFTSGDPAKLHSFGYTVAMHGSTCLVGSPVQKRGPGEVYVFGLP, encoded by the coding sequence ATGGCGCTCGTTCTCACCGCGGTGGCGGTGGGGGCGTGCGGCGCGGGAGAGAGCTCCTCGGATCCCGAGCCAGGGCATCGCGCAGCGAATCTCCTTGCGGCAGCGGCGGCCCCCCAGGCGGTGCTCACCGCGAGCGATGCGGTCGAGAACGATTGGTTTGGTTATCAAGTCGCCATCGACGGTGATACGGCGGTCGTGGTGGGGCAAAGCACGGTACCGGGAACCGCCGTGGTACTCTATGTGTTCACGCGGCAAGGAGGCACTTGGACCGAGCAGCAGCGGTTCGTTACCGGCGATCCACTCGAATACGGCGCGATTGCGCTGCAGGGCGATACACTCGCGGTGGCGGCCCATCAAGGCGTGTACGTCTTCATGCGCTCGGGCGGCACGTGGAGTTTGACGCAAAAGATCGCGCCGCCGGCCTCCACGCAAGGATCGCACACCTACTTTCCATCGATCGCGATGGATGGAGACGAGCTCGTGCTCGGATGGCCCATGGATCCCGCGGGGGGGTCGAACGCGGGCGCCGCCTTCGTCTACACGCGCGCGGCTGCGACCTGGTCGCTCGCGAAAAAGCTCGTTGCGAGCGATGGGGCCGCGGAAGAAGCCTTTGGCTGGGCGGTCGGCATCGAAGGCGACCGCATCGCGGTGAGCGCCCCCGGCGACGACGATCGCGGCCAGTACTCGGGCTCCGTGTACCTCTATGCGCACGCGACCCAAGGTTGGACCCAGCAGCAAAAGCTGCTTCCCAGCGCGACGACCTCCGAGGGCCTGTTCGGCTATGTCCTCTCGCTCCACGGGGGTACGCTCGCCGTGGGCGCTCCGGGGGACAACACGATCGCGGCGACCGCGGGCGCGGCCTATGCCTTCGCCGAGTCCGGCGCGGGGTGGGTGGAGCAGGCCAAACTGCTCCCCGCCGACGGCAAACCCAATCTGCAATTTGGCGGCAGCATCGCCGCATCCGGGGCGACGGTCGTAGCGGGGACACTTCACGCCGCAAAGACCTGGGGGGAGGAGTTGGGCGGGGCCTACGTGTTTGGACGGGCGGCCGACGGGGGCTGGACGCAGCGCCACAAATTCACCTCGGGCGATCCGGCGAAGCTCCACAGCTTCGGATACACCGTGGCCATGCATGGAAGCACCTGCCTCGTGGGCAGCCCGGTCCAGAAGCGGGGACCCGGTGAGGTATACGTCTTCGGGCTCCCGTGA
- a CDS encoding BlaI/MecI/CopY family transcriptional regulator — MSKDATEKPPMLTRAESEVMQVLWKREVATVHDVVEHLPRPVAYTTALTMLRILEQKGYVRHEPHPDGGRAHVYRATAPVSKVQRRHVRDLVDRLFGGRAESLVVGLLEDETWTRDELEALKSEIESRLKTEGQAAESSREPRVRAKSSKQHG; from the coding sequence ATGTCCAAGGACGCGACCGAAAAGCCCCCGATGCTCACGCGAGCAGAGTCGGAGGTCATGCAGGTGCTTTGGAAGCGCGAGGTCGCCACCGTCCACGACGTGGTCGAGCACTTGCCGCGGCCGGTGGCGTACACCACGGCGCTGACCATGTTGCGCATCTTGGAGCAAAAGGGATACGTGCGGCACGAGCCGCATCCGGATGGGGGGCGGGCGCACGTGTACCGGGCGACCGCCCCCGTCTCCAAGGTCCAGCGCAGGCACGTTCGCGATTTGGTCGACCGGCTCTTTGGCGGGCGCGCGGAGAGCCTGGTGGTCGGGCTCCTCGAGGACGAGACCTGGACGCGCGACGAGCTGGAGGCGCTGAAGAGCGAAATCGAGTCGAGGTTGAAGACGGAAGGACAGGCCGCGGAGTCTTCACGGGAGCCGCGGGTACGTGCAAAATCGAGCAAGCAACATGGATAA
- a CDS encoding M56 family metallopeptidase, whose protein sequence is MDKLTLSTFGLGIVLAWGSLLGCALVLRVPFAKGRKCGSLLASPTFRYRTLVLAWMGAASMLLLPSLRESGAGLSEQGWQGPWSREWSEAAPVRAAVDWVRPWVGPSEWSASPVGHALAVVALLWGALVVVSLVRTVVGHVRLGRVCARATEAPLHVQARAAVVAERLGMRAPVLLVSDETEAPFATGFLSPRIVLPRAELAAFSEEQLDFVLHHELVHVERGDLRVAFLVGLARLVFTGHPLGASFLGEIAVAREASVDARVAQDRPLQYAHFLLELAQRLSMANGMKGTVPMADSTLSRRIALLLSPSRACHAPPPRTQRRAAMLLGAAGLVLAACVWFAPTSWAAAADVKLPETWVNDNSPRPHACTELGGPK, encoded by the coding sequence ATGGATAAGCTGACCCTCTCGACGTTTGGATTGGGCATCGTGCTCGCGTGGGGATCGCTCCTCGGGTGTGCGCTGGTTTTGCGTGTGCCGTTCGCGAAGGGCCGCAAGTGCGGATCGCTCTTGGCGTCGCCGACGTTCCGGTATCGGACCCTCGTCCTCGCGTGGATGGGCGCTGCGTCGATGCTCCTGCTTCCATCGCTTCGGGAGAGCGGCGCGGGGCTCTCGGAGCAGGGGTGGCAAGGGCCGTGGAGCCGCGAGTGGTCCGAGGCGGCGCCGGTGCGCGCGGCGGTGGACTGGGTGCGGCCGTGGGTCGGTCCGTCGGAGTGGTCCGCGTCGCCGGTGGGGCATGCGCTCGCCGTGGTCGCGTTGCTCTGGGGCGCGCTGGTCGTGGTTTCGCTCGTGCGCACGGTGGTGGGCCATGTGCGGCTCGGGCGCGTGTGCGCGCGGGCGACCGAGGCGCCGCTGCACGTGCAGGCGCGCGCGGCCGTGGTGGCCGAGCGGCTCGGGATGCGCGCGCCGGTGCTCTTGGTTTCGGACGAGACGGAGGCCCCTTTTGCGACCGGGTTCCTCTCGCCGCGCATCGTGCTGCCGCGCGCGGAGCTCGCGGCCTTCTCCGAGGAGCAGCTCGATTTCGTGCTGCACCACGAGCTGGTGCACGTCGAGCGCGGCGATCTCCGCGTGGCCTTCCTGGTGGGGCTGGCGCGCCTCGTCTTCACGGGGCACCCCTTGGGCGCGAGCTTCCTGGGCGAGATCGCGGTGGCGCGCGAGGCCAGCGTCGATGCGCGGGTCGCGCAAGATAGACCCCTGCAGTATGCACATTTTTTGCTGGAGCTGGCGCAGCGGCTGTCGATGGCCAACGGCATGAAGGGGACGGTCCCCATGGCCGACTCCACGCTCTCGCGGCGCATCGCGCTCCTTCTATCGCCCTCGCGCGCGTGCCATGCGCCGCCGCCGCGCACCCAGAGGCGCGCCGCCATGCTCCTCGGCGCCGCCGGCCTCGTCCTCGCAGCCTGCGTCTGGTTTGCGCCCACCTCGTGGGCGGCCGCGGCCGATGTGAAGCTCCCCGAGACGTGGGTGAACGACAACTCGCCCAGGCCGCACGCGTGCACGGAGCTCGGCGGCCCCAAGTAA